A DNA window from Setaria viridis chromosome 2, Setaria_viridis_v4.0, whole genome shotgun sequence contains the following coding sequences:
- the LOC117842052 gene encoding very-long-chain 3-oxoacyl-CoA reductase 1: protein MTGTCAHVEFLRAQPAWALALAAVGLLVALRAAIRLALWVYTAFLRPGKPLRRRYGAWAVVTGATDGIGRAIAFRLAAAGLGLVLVGRNPEKLAAVAAEIKAKHPKVPEVRTFVLDFAGEGLAAGVEALKEAIRGLDVGVLVNNAGVSYPYARYFHEVDEELMRSLIRVNVEGVTRVTHAVLPGMVERKRGAIVNIGSGAASVAPSDPLYSVYAATKAYVDQFSRCLYVEYKSKGIDVQCQVPLYVATKMASIRKSSFTVPSADTYARAAVRHIGYEPRCTPYWPHSVMWFLISILPESLIDSVRLGMCIKIRKKGLAKDAKKKSL, encoded by the exons ATGACCGGCACGTGCGCCCACGTCGAGTTCCTCCGCGCGCAGCCGGCGTGGGCACTGGCGCTGGCCGCCGTGGGCCTCCTCGTGGCCCTCCGCGCCGCCATCCGCCTCGCGCTCTGGGTCTACACCGCGTTCCTCCGCCCCGGGAAGCCCCTGCGCCGTCGCTACGGCGCCTGGGCCGTCGTCACCGGCGCCACCGACGGCATCGGCCGCGCCATCGcgttccgcctcgccgccgccgggctcggGCTCGTCCTCGTCGGCCGCAACCCAGAGAAGctggccgccgtggccgccgagaTCAAGGCCAAGCACCCCAAGGTCCCCGAAGTCCGCACCTTCGTGCTCGACTTCGCCGGCGAGGGGCTCGCCGCGGGGGTGGAGGCGCTCAAGGAGGCCATCCGGGGCCTCGACGTGGGGGTCCTCGTCAACAACGCCGGGGTGTCGTACCCGTACGCCCGCTACTTCCACGAGGTGGACGAGGAGCTGATGCGCAGCCTGATCCGGGTCAACGTCGAGGGCGTCACGCGGGTCACCCACGCCGTGCTCCCCGGCATGGTCGAGAGGAAGCGCGGCGCAATCGTCAACatcggctccggcgccgcctccgtcgcgcccTCTGATCCGCTGTACTCCGTCTACGCCGCCACCAAAGC GTATGTCGACCAATTCTCAAGATGTCTCTATGTTGAGTACAAGAGCAAGGGTATTGATGTGCAGTGCCAG GTGCCCCTGTATGTTGCGACAAAGATGGCATCCATCCGGAAATCCTCCTTCACGGTTCCTTCTGCGGACACCTATGCTCGTGCTGCTGTTCGCCACATTGGCTACGAGCCTAGGTGCACGCCTTACTGGCCACACTCCGTCATGTGGTTCTTGATCTCCATTCTTCCGGAGTCACTCATCGATAGTGTGCGCCTAGGCATGTGCATCAAGATCCGCAAGAAGGGGCTAGCCAAGGACGCCAAGAAGAAGTCCCTGTGA